A stretch of the Planctomycetota bacterium genome encodes the following:
- the greA gene encoding transcription elongation factor GreA yields MTATDEQAVRGSPAHDRWAHRRAEPRMFAFLWAVYLLAAGLSTLGVALTRGPWTLLDKSVYQHAARIMLVCVALGVAVLWPMVRLSQQVPASGRSWRAIAKDLVVLVLPVQAVLWAQAAARSGWALDLIAAMSAALLAWPLLLGALLAAVLRGPSPAPRDGAPRSVFAGVDGPSAATRSLAMAAVIALALLPLLALATGPAWAAMLSPVSAVVDLARERDVGPAASSVVDGRWAALAALGAAAVVAWLGVCLLEIASPPARGEGPEGARPGGEGPSGRSPADQLASPSVPGTDDHAQAGPRTEEHSPMDIITPEEKAKLQQRLADLIANRPKISARIAEARALGDLKENAEYHSTRELQGLEEAEIRRIEERLGTAQVVDDDLAKDAQVVFLGCMVKIREVGNDVDEMVKLVGEFSDDPPDDYDEVTVASPMGNALMKARVGETVRVNAPRGVKRFEVVEIL; encoded by the coding sequence ATGACCGCCACTGACGAGCAGGCCGTCCGCGGCTCGCCCGCGCACGACCGCTGGGCGCACCGCCGCGCCGAGCCCCGAATGTTCGCGTTCCTGTGGGCGGTCTACCTGCTCGCCGCGGGCCTCTCGACCCTGGGCGTGGCGCTCACCCGCGGGCCATGGACGCTGCTGGACAAGTCGGTCTACCAGCACGCGGCCCGCATCATGCTCGTCTGCGTGGCGCTGGGCGTGGCCGTGCTGTGGCCCATGGTCCGCCTGAGCCAGCAGGTGCCCGCGAGCGGCCGATCGTGGCGGGCCATCGCCAAGGACCTCGTCGTGCTCGTGCTGCCGGTGCAGGCGGTGCTCTGGGCGCAGGCCGCGGCGCGATCGGGCTGGGCACTCGACCTGATCGCCGCGATGTCCGCGGCGCTGCTCGCCTGGCCGCTGCTCCTCGGCGCGCTGCTGGCCGCCGTGCTGCGCGGACCCTCGCCCGCCCCCCGCGATGGCGCTCCGCGGAGCGTCTTCGCCGGCGTGGACGGGCCATCGGCGGCGACGCGCTCGCTCGCCATGGCCGCCGTCATCGCCCTGGCCCTGCTGCCGCTGCTCGCCCTGGCGACCGGGCCGGCCTGGGCGGCCATGCTCTCGCCGGTCTCCGCCGTCGTCGATCTCGCCCGCGAGCGCGACGTCGGCCCTGCTGCGTCGTCGGTGGTCGACGGCCGCTGGGCCGCCCTCGCCGCCCTGGGAGCCGCCGCGGTCGTGGCCTGGCTCGGCGTCTGCCTGCTGGAGATCGCCAGCCCTCCCGCTCGCGGTGAGGGCCCTGAGGGCGCACGCCCCGGGGGCGAGGGCCCAAGTGGTCGCTCACCGGCGGACCAACTAGCATCTCCTTCGGTCCCGGGCACGGACGACCACGCTCAGGCGGGCCCTCGCACGGAGGAGCACTCCCCCATGGACATCATCACGCCCGAAGAGAAGGCCAAGCTCCAGCAGCGGCTGGCCGACCTCATCGCGAACCGGCCCAAGATCTCCGCCCGCATCGCCGAGGCCCGCGCCCTCGGCGACCTCAAGGAGAACGCCGAGTACCACAGCACCCGGGAACTCCAGGGCCTCGAGGAGGCCGAGATCCGCCGCATCGAGGAGCGGCTCGGCACCGCCCAGGTGGTCGACGACGACCTCGCCAAGGACGCCCAGGTCGTGTTCCTGGGCTGCATGGTCAAGATCCGCGAGGTCGGCAACGACGTGGACGAGATGGTCAAGCTCGTCGGCGAGTTCTCGGACGATCCGCCCGACGACTACGACGAGGTCACCGTCGCCAGCCCCATGGGCAACGCCCTGATGAAGGCCCGCGTCGGCGAGACCGTCCGCGTTAACGCCCCCCGCGGCGTCAAGCGGTTCGAGGTCGTCGAGATTCTCTAG
- a CDS encoding choice-of-anchor B family protein, with the protein MKITHSSFVRTLRWTSPLLLVGAAGLLSTSADAHDSWRKLVDALPAVEAPMWSLSMQDGGPGGPDDPTDSFSASNVTLLSWIPLSAFPGGHGAGNDCWGYTSPSGREYAIMGLQRGFGFVEITDPTNPKIVGSIAGPSSQWHDIKVMGEYAYGVSEGGAGIQVIDLRNIDAGEVTLVRNKTQLGHETTHNIVANPDSGYLYLVGANVANGGLIAVSLDDPEDPTIVGSWSTHYVHDAQVVTYTDGPYAGREIAFCSNGFDGLEIIDVTDKGNMFRVGRTSYADLRYTHQAWLSNDKQLLYLNDELDEGDTVSVTTTRVFDVSDITDPRLVSTFTSGRRAVDHNNYLAGDYLYQANYRSGLRVFDVGSDPLNPTEVAYFDTFPGSDSPSFNGAWSTYPFFDSGVVIVSDIERGLFILDVGTDGAASLEIEPIGGAPTTLAPFGETVRVSINELAGQVDDDRVRMHLSVPGEPDPVVVPMFAQGGGEFEATLPGLPCLENVDYWFEAEATDGRLFRAPLSAPFIAYKAQVVGETDVIFADNFETSTGWSVQNVDLDDGAWSRGLPGGSGDRGDPVSDFDGSGRAYLTGPDGGNTDVDGGPTILTSPVYDVSDLGDEAYVRFAKWFTNDDADQDSLLVEVSGDGGSTWTEVEEFSGGPNEWALHAYRIADFVPATTTFRIRFSVADNPNDSVTEAGIDAFEILTIDCSSCPADFDGDGSLTIFDFLAFQTAFDTSDPRADFDGDGSFTIFDFLAFQTAFDGGCD; encoded by the coding sequence ATGAAGATAACGCACTCGTCGTTCGTGCGCACGCTGCGCTGGACCTCGCCGCTCCTGCTCGTGGGCGCCGCGGGCCTGCTGTCCACCAGCGCCGATGCGCACGACAGCTGGCGAAAGTTGGTCGACGCGCTGCCCGCCGTGGAGGCGCCGATGTGGTCGCTGTCCATGCAGGATGGCGGACCGGGCGGCCCCGACGATCCGACCGATAGCTTTAGCGCCAGCAACGTCACGCTGCTGTCGTGGATCCCGCTGAGCGCCTTCCCGGGCGGCCACGGCGCGGGCAACGACTGCTGGGGATACACCTCGCCGTCGGGCCGCGAGTACGCCATCATGGGCCTGCAGCGGGGCTTCGGCTTCGTCGAGATCACCGATCCGACCAATCCGAAGATCGTCGGCTCGATCGCGGGCCCCTCGAGCCAATGGCACGACATCAAGGTGATGGGCGAGTACGCCTACGGCGTGAGCGAGGGTGGCGCCGGCATCCAGGTGATCGACCTGCGCAACATCGATGCCGGCGAGGTCACGCTCGTCCGCAACAAGACCCAGCTCGGCCACGAGACGACGCACAACATTGTGGCCAACCCGGATTCGGGCTACCTCTACCTCGTGGGCGCCAACGTCGCCAACGGCGGCCTGATCGCCGTCAGCCTCGACGATCCCGAGGATCCGACCATCGTCGGCTCGTGGAGCACCCACTACGTGCACGACGCCCAGGTCGTGACGTACACCGATGGCCCGTACGCGGGCCGCGAGATCGCGTTCTGCTCCAACGGCTTCGATGGCTTGGAGATCATCGACGTCACCGACAAGGGCAACATGTTCCGCGTCGGCCGCACCAGCTACGCCGACCTGCGGTACACCCACCAAGCCTGGCTGAGCAACGACAAGCAGCTGCTCTACCTCAACGACGAGCTGGACGAGGGCGACACCGTCAGCGTGACGACCACCCGCGTCTTCGACGTGTCGGACATCACCGATCCCCGCCTGGTGAGCACCTTCACCAGCGGCCGGCGGGCGGTCGACCACAACAACTACCTCGCGGGTGACTACCTGTACCAGGCCAACTACCGCAGCGGCCTGCGCGTCTTCGACGTGGGCAGCGATCCGCTGAACCCCACCGAGGTGGCCTACTTCGACACCTTCCCGGGCAGCGACTCGCCGTCCTTCAACGGCGCGTGGAGCACCTACCCGTTCTTCGATAGCGGCGTGGTGATCGTCTCGGACATCGAGCGCGGCCTGTTCATCCTTGACGTTGGCACCGACGGCGCGGCGAGCCTGGAGATCGAGCCCATCGGCGGCGCGCCCACAACGCTCGCCCCCTTCGGCGAGACCGTCCGCGTGAGCATCAACGAGCTGGCCGGCCAGGTCGATGACGACCGGGTGCGGATGCACCTGAGCGTGCCGGGCGAGCCCGATCCGGTGGTCGTGCCGATGTTCGCCCAGGGCGGCGGCGAGTTCGAGGCCACCCTGCCCGGGCTGCCCTGCCTCGAGAACGTGGATTACTGGTTCGAGGCCGAGGCCACCGACGGGCGGCTATTCCGCGCTCCGCTGTCGGCCCCGTTCATCGCCTACAAGGCGCAGGTCGTCGGCGAGACCGACGTCATCTTTGCCGACAACTTCGAGACCTCGACAGGCTGGAGCGTCCAGAACGTCGACCTCGACGACGGCGCGTGGTCCCGCGGGCTGCCCGGCGGATCAGGCGATCGCGGCGATCCCGTCAGCGACTTCGACGGCTCGGGCCGTGCCTATCTCACGGGTCCCGATGGCGGCAACACCGACGTCGACGGCGGGCCGACGATCCTGACCAGCCCCGTCTACGACGTGTCGGATCTGGGCGACGAGGCCTACGTCCGCTTCGCCAAGTGGTTCACCAACGATGACGCCGATCAGGATTCGCTGCTCGTGGAGGTGTCGGGCGACGGCGGCTCGACCTGGACCGAGGTCGAGGAGTTCAGCGGCGGTCCCAACGAGTGGGCGCTGCACGCCTACCGCATCGCCGACTTCGTGCCCGCAACGACGACGTTCCGCATCCGCTTCTCGGTGGCCGACAACCCCAACGACTCGGTGACCGAGGCGGGCATCGACGCCTTCGAGATCCTGACCATCGATTGCTCGAGTTGCCCGGCCGACTTCGACGGTGACGGTAGCCTGACCATCTTCGACTTCCTGGCGTTCCAGACCGCCTTCGACACGAGCGACCCGCGGGCCGACTTCGACGGCGACGGCAGCTTCACGATCTTCGACTTCCTGGCGTTCCAGACCGCCTTCGATGGCGGCTGCGACTAG
- a CDS encoding membrane dipeptidase translates to MVHRPIFDGHLDLAYLAEVGRDMHAEPDDCRGTLLPAAVTLPSLKSANVRGCLATIYTAPEDTNGDPGSHLGPSGHAYPAGDADAAHRCGLRQLKLYEAWRDAGVVSFLDDDRDAPLRIGVLMEGADPIRTPDEVAWWAERGVVAIGMTWARGTRYAGGNASGGGLTDAGRDLVRAIDEAGLWHDASHLSNASLDELLERSTGRIFASHSNARALLDDNERHLTDDAIRAIAGRGGIIGVNLYAGFLDPAFRSGHTRPPLARAADHADHLASIAGRDRVALGTDLDGGFDASCLPEGVEHPSDVHTLFGLLADRGWSEAQLAGFAGGNWAALLGVAWPPA, encoded by the coding sequence GTGGTACACCGACCGATCTTTGACGGCCACCTCGATCTGGCGTACCTCGCCGAGGTCGGCCGCGACATGCACGCCGAGCCCGACGACTGCCGCGGCACGCTGCTGCCCGCCGCCGTTACGCTGCCATCGCTGAAGTCCGCGAACGTGCGCGGTTGCCTGGCGACGATCTATACCGCCCCCGAGGACACCAACGGCGATCCGGGCTCGCACCTCGGACCCTCGGGGCACGCCTACCCCGCCGGCGATGCCGATGCCGCCCACCGCTGCGGCCTGCGGCAGCTCAAGCTGTACGAGGCCTGGCGCGACGCGGGCGTGGTGTCGTTCCTGGATGATGATCGCGACGCCCCGCTCCGCATCGGCGTGCTGATGGAGGGGGCCGACCCGATCCGGACGCCCGATGAGGTCGCGTGGTGGGCCGAGCGGGGCGTCGTCGCCATCGGCATGACCTGGGCCCGAGGCACGCGGTACGCCGGCGGCAACGCGAGCGGCGGCGGGCTGACCGACGCGGGCCGCGACCTCGTGCGGGCCATCGACGAGGCCGGCCTGTGGCACGACGCCTCGCACCTCAGCAATGCGTCGCTGGATGAACTCCTCGAACGCTCGACGGGCAGGATCTTCGCGAGCCACAGCAACGCCCGCGCGCTGCTCGACGACAACGAGCGGCACCTCACCGACGACGCGATCCGCGCCATCGCCGGCCGGGGCGGCATCATCGGCGTCAACCTGTACGCGGGCTTCCTAGATCCTGCGTTCCGATCGGGTCACACGAGGCCGCCCCTGGCGAGGGCCGCCGACCACGCCGACCACCTCGCGTCGATCGCGGGCCGCGACAGGGTGGCGCTGGGCACGGACCTGGACGGCGGATTCGATGCCTCGTGCCTGCCCGAGGGGGTCGAGCATCCGTCCGATGTTCACACCCTCTTCGGGTTGCTGGCCGATCGCGGCTGGAGCGAGGCTCAGCTGGCCGGCTTCGCGGGAGGCAACTGGGCGGCGCTGCTGGGCGTCGCCTGGCCGCCGGCGTGA
- a CDS encoding M48 family metalloprotease produces the protein MSPIRRVLLLLIAIVPLMGCQTSPATGDRFFSPISWQQEAALGLQAAPGFTEQFGGPIPDENIRRYVSEVGFSMVPHVEEGVPDDLPWEFQILNSDVLNAFALPGGQVFITRGLASRLTSEAQLAGVLGHEIGHVTDRHGNERLANAQLLQIAIAGAAIAVGVSDEDSAFSRYGQLGVPALQVGGQLVLLQYGREDELTADMLGMRYMARAGYKPSGQLEVMKVLGSMSAGAARPPEFLSTHPYPEARIARIEQLLQTDFAEAQASEATYRRPARYQERMLRPLAALPPAPPPSAAPSGEGASLGPPVLWCAVCRVDDDPPRTLADRWSARLSGGHAGGQATPSSAAQLPPAKPAS, from the coding sequence ATGTCCCCGATTCGCCGCGTGCTGCTATTGCTGATCGCGATCGTCCCGCTCATGGGCTGCCAGACGAGCCCGGCCACGGGTGATCGCTTCTTTAGCCCCATCAGCTGGCAGCAGGAGGCGGCCCTCGGTCTCCAGGCCGCGCCCGGCTTCACCGAGCAATTCGGCGGCCCCATCCCCGACGAGAACATCCGGCGGTACGTCTCCGAGGTCGGCTTCTCGATGGTGCCCCACGTCGAGGAGGGCGTGCCGGACGATCTGCCCTGGGAGTTCCAGATCCTCAACTCCGACGTGCTGAACGCCTTCGCGCTGCCGGGCGGCCAGGTCTTCATAACGCGTGGGCTGGCGTCTCGCCTCACGAGCGAGGCGCAGCTCGCCGGCGTGCTGGGCCACGAGATCGGCCACGTCACCGATCGCCACGGCAACGAGCGGCTTGCGAACGCCCAACTCCTCCAGATCGCCATCGCCGGTGCGGCCATCGCGGTCGGCGTGTCCGATGAGGACAGCGCCTTCAGCCGCTACGGCCAGCTCGGCGTGCCAGCGTTGCAGGTCGGCGGCCAGCTCGTGCTGCTGCAGTACGGCCGCGAGGACGAGCTCACCGCCGACATGCTCGGCATGCGGTACATGGCCCGCGCCGGCTACAAGCCCAGCGGCCAGCTGGAGGTCATGAAGGTGCTCGGCTCGATGAGCGCCGGCGCGGCGCGGCCGCCCGAGTTCCTCTCGACGCACCCCTATCCCGAGGCCCGCATCGCCCGCATCGAGCAGCTGCTGCAGACCGACTTTGCCGAGGCGCAGGCCTCCGAGGCGACCTACCGCCGCCCCGCCCGCTACCAGGAGCGGATGCTCCGGCCGCTCGCGGCGTTGCCTCCCGCGCCGCCGCCGTCGGCCGCGCCGTCGGGCGAGGGCGCCTCGCTCGGCCCGCCCGTCCTCTGGTGCGCCGTGTGCCGCGTCGATGACGACCCGCCGCGCACGCTCGCCGACCGCTGGTCCGCCCGTCTCTCGGGCGGTCACGCCGGCGGCCAGGCGACGCCCAGCAGCGCCGCCCAGTTGCCTCCCGCGAAGCCGGCCAGCTGA
- the ubiE gene encoding bifunctional demethylmenaquinone methyltransferase/2-methoxy-6-polyprenyl-1,4-benzoquinol methylase UbiE, protein MEQGPPSTSENQDRPGAPPQPAWTDERLAEDPHRDAEKADRVQRMFTAIAGSYDLNNRVHSLLLDQRWRRHAVKTAAVRTGDVVVDVACGTGDLTEAFAATPAARVIGVDFTFAMLERARRRQRSLAGAMSGKIAYVEGDAMRLPLADACCDVVSIAFGLRNVQEPARALAEFRRVLRPGGRLVILEFGRPRFPPVRWANDLYTKVIMPRTATWISRDRSGAYKYLPRSIETFLDRPTILAMLGEAGFAETGARSLSGGICACYRAIANGE, encoded by the coding sequence ATGGAGCAGGGGCCGCCGAGTACGTCCGAAAACCAAGACCGCCCCGGCGCTCCGCCGCAGCCCGCCTGGACCGACGAGCGGCTCGCCGAGGACCCCCACCGCGATGCCGAGAAGGCCGACCGCGTGCAGCGGATGTTCACGGCGATCGCCGGCAGCTACGACCTCAACAACCGCGTGCACTCGCTGCTGCTGGACCAGCGGTGGCGGCGGCACGCCGTCAAGACCGCCGCCGTGCGCACGGGCGACGTCGTCGTCGATGTCGCCTGCGGCACGGGCGACCTCACCGAGGCCTTCGCCGCCACGCCCGCGGCGCGGGTCATCGGCGTGGACTTCACCTTCGCGATGCTCGAGCGGGCGCGGCGCCGCCAGCGATCGCTCGCGGGTGCGATGTCGGGCAAGATCGCCTACGTCGAGGGTGACGCCATGCGGCTGCCCCTCGCTGACGCGTGCTGCGACGTGGTGTCGATCGCCTTCGGCCTGCGGAACGTGCAGGAGCCGGCGCGGGCGCTCGCCGAATTCCGCCGCGTGCTGCGGCCCGGCGGGCGGCTGGTGATCCTGGAGTTCGGTCGGCCGCGGTTCCCGCCGGTGCGGTGGGCCAACGACCTGTACACGAAGGTCATCATGCCGCGGACGGCGACGTGGATCAGCCGCGATCGATCCGGTGCGTACAAATACCTACCGCGTTCGATCGAGACCTTCCTGGACCGGCCGACGATCCTGGCGATGCTGGGCGAGGCCGGCTTTGCAGAAACCGGCGCTCGGTCGCTCTCGGGCGGCATCTGCGCCTGCTATAGGGCGATCGCTAACGGGGAGTAG
- a CDS encoding B12-binding domain-containing protein, with the protein MCTDALRQRFFDVLVTGDRAGARAVVDKAMETGESAADLITELYWPTYERIEKLFRGDQLSKLCHHYATRLLRVLADQTAGLIIPQASNGRSVLVFCGPRDSDDLAGQLAVDLLIGRGFEVRYGGGGVPNDEVIAEVKETQPSILLMFASGSNDLPHIRQLIDTLHEMGACPDLQIAVGGGVFNRAAGLADEIGADISGVDPLDVVELLIEEPTRRSGKERKARGPRSGQAVRAA; encoded by the coding sequence ATGTGCACGGACGCGCTGCGGCAGCGGTTCTTCGACGTCCTGGTGACCGGCGATCGCGCCGGCGCCCGGGCGGTGGTCGACAAGGCGATGGAGACCGGCGAGTCCGCCGCCGACCTCATCACCGAGCTGTACTGGCCGACGTACGAGCGGATCGAGAAGCTCTTCCGCGGCGACCAGCTCAGCAAGCTGTGCCACCACTACGCCACGCGGCTGCTCCGCGTGCTGGCCGACCAGACGGCGGGCCTGATCATCCCGCAGGCCTCCAACGGCCGCTCGGTGCTGGTGTTCTGCGGACCGCGGGACTCGGACGACCTGGCGGGGCAGCTGGCGGTGGATTTGCTTATCGGACGCGGTTTCGAGGTCCGCTACGGCGGCGGCGGCGTTCCCAACGACGAGGTCATCGCCGAGGTCAAGGAGACCCAGCCCTCGATCCTGCTGATGTTCGCCAGCGGCTCCAACGACCTGCCGCACATCCGCCAGCTCATCGACACGCTGCACGAGATGGGGGCCTGCCCCGACCTGCAGATCGCGGTTGGCGGGGGCGTCTTCAACCGGGCGGCGGGCCTGGCGGACGAGATCGGGGCCGACATCAGCGGCGTGGATCCGCTGGACGTGGTCGAGCTGCTGATCGAGGAGCCCACACGCCGCAGCGGCAAGGAGCGGAAGGCCCGGGGCCCTCGGTCCGGCCAGGCCGTGCGGGCCGCCTGA
- a CDS encoding sigma-70 family RNA polymerase sigma factor, with amino-acid sequence MDRLSERELIGRVLGGEREAAATLIRAHQASLYAYMLRMCGKPEVAEDVVQEAFVRALTNLHRFDPRFRFSTWLFTIAKRLYLNAAQKSSPAFDTDRVGIAAGTGETPHAAAAEAEAHAVARSELGEALAMLPEVQREVLVLFHQCDWPIARIAEHLLIPEGTIKSHLHRGRRKLRAALTRVRLHAMSPVREAQP; translated from the coding sequence ATGGATCGCCTGAGCGAGCGAGAACTGATCGGCCGCGTGCTGGGTGGCGAGCGCGAGGCGGCGGCCACGCTGATCCGGGCCCACCAGGCCTCGCTCTATGCGTACATGCTTCGGATGTGCGGCAAGCCCGAGGTGGCCGAGGACGTGGTCCAGGAAGCCTTTGTCCGGGCGCTGACCAACCTGCACCGATTCGATCCGCGGTTCCGGTTCTCGACGTGGCTGTTCACGATCGCCAAGCGGCTGTACCTGAACGCGGCGCAGAAGTCGTCGCCGGCCTTCGACACCGACCGGGTGGGCATCGCCGCGGGAACGGGCGAGACGCCGCACGCCGCCGCCGCGGAGGCCGAGGCGCATGCGGTCGCGCGCAGCGAGCTGGGCGAGGCGCTCGCGATGCTGCCGGAGGTCCAAAGAGAGGTGCTGGTGCTCTTCCACCAGTGCGATTGGCCCATCGCCCGCATCGCCGAGCACCTGCTCATCCCCGAGGGCACGATCAAGAGCCACCTGCACCGCGGACGGCGGAAGCTGCGGGCGGCGCTGACGCGGGTACGCCTGCACGCGATGTCTCCCGTGCGGGAGGCGCAGCCATGA
- the typA gene encoding translational GTPase TypA gives MADHGIRNVAIIAHVDHGKTSLVDQLLRQSGNFRSGELEKLAGGRGELIMDSNPLERERGITILSKQCAVTYQRPGGGAYAINIVDTPGHADFGGEVERVLRMADGALLLVDAFEGPMPQTRFVLGKALEAGLQPMVVINKCDRPDARPKEVINEVFDLLVELGADELAMDFPVVYSSARDGWAAAEMDDAREDMRPLFEAIIEHVPVPDDDPAAPLQALITTLAYSEYVGRIGIGRVFAGELKQGQQVAMVKRDGGQKLVKIGGLQRFQGLGRIDADAIGAGDLFAAIGVEGVDIGDTLADADKPVALPPVAIDEPTVSIVMRINDSPFGGQDGKYVTSRQIRDRLDKELQSNVALRVEPGESGDEFVVAGRGLLHLGILFETMRREQYEMSIGRPRVIIKDIDGEPHEPLEQLVVDCPAANVGKVMELVGARKGELKKMEDRGAASHLAFEITSRSLIGLRSRLLTATQGEAIMSHRFDRYVPMSSERPERPAGVMIATEAGQVTAYAVEQLHDRGVLFVKPGEKVYGGQIVGEHNRDNDIPVNIVRLKALTNIRSANKEATVTLKAPKTLSLEDALEYIEDDELVELTPASVRLRKRILDEGQRKRAERQAKDRVKAGAAI, from the coding sequence ATGGCCGACCACGGCATCCGCAACGTGGCGATCATCGCCCACGTCGATCATGGCAAGACCTCGCTGGTGGACCAGCTGCTCCGCCAGAGCGGCAACTTCCGCAGCGGGGAGCTCGAGAAGCTGGCCGGCGGCCGCGGCGAGCTGATCATGGACTCCAACCCGCTCGAGCGCGAGCGGGGCATCACGATCCTCTCCAAGCAGTGCGCGGTGACCTACCAGCGGCCGGGCGGCGGGGCGTACGCGATCAACATTGTGGATACGCCGGGCCACGCCGACTTCGGCGGCGAGGTCGAGCGCGTGCTCCGCATGGCCGACGGAGCGCTGCTCTTGGTCGATGCCTTCGAGGGTCCGATGCCGCAGACACGCTTCGTGCTGGGCAAGGCCCTCGAGGCCGGTTTGCAGCCGATGGTGGTCATCAACAAGTGCGACCGTCCCGACGCGCGGCCCAAGGAGGTGATCAACGAGGTCTTCGATCTGCTCGTCGAGCTGGGCGCCGACGAGCTGGCGATGGACTTCCCGGTGGTGTATTCGTCGGCCCGCGACGGCTGGGCGGCCGCCGAGATGGACGACGCCCGCGAGGACATGCGGCCGCTGTTCGAGGCGATCATCGAGCACGTGCCGGTGCCCGACGACGATCCGGCGGCGCCGCTTCAGGCGCTCATCACCACGCTGGCGTACAGCGAGTACGTCGGCCGCATCGGCATCGGGCGGGTCTTCGCCGGCGAGCTGAAGCAGGGCCAGCAGGTCGCGATGGTGAAGCGCGACGGTGGCCAGAAGCTCGTGAAGATCGGCGGGCTGCAGCGCTTCCAGGGACTGGGCCGCATCGACGCCGACGCGATCGGCGCGGGCGATCTGTTCGCCGCCATCGGCGTCGAGGGCGTGGATATCGGCGATACGCTGGCCGACGCGGACAAGCCCGTTGCGCTGCCGCCGGTCGCCATCGACGAGCCCACGGTGTCGATCGTGATGCGGATCAACGACTCGCCCTTCGGCGGCCAGGACGGCAAGTACGTCACGAGCCGGCAGATCCGCGATCGGCTGGACAAGGAGCTGCAGAGCAACGTCGCGCTGCGGGTCGAGCCGGGCGAGAGCGGCGACGAGTTCGTGGTCGCGGGTCGGGGGCTGCTGCACCTGGGCATCCTCTTCGAGACGATGCGCCGCGAGCAGTACGAGATGAGCATCGGCCGGCCCCGCGTGATCATCAAGGACATCGACGGCGAGCCGCACGAGCCGCTGGAGCAGCTCGTCGTGGACTGCCCGGCCGCGAACGTCGGCAAGGTGATGGAGCTGGTGGGCGCCCGCAAGGGCGAGCTCAAGAAGATGGAGGACCGCGGCGCGGCGAGCCATCTGGCGTTCGAGATCACCAGCCGGTCGCTCATCGGGCTGCGCAGCCGGCTGCTAACGGCGACGCAGGGCGAGGCGATCATGAGCCACCGCTTCGACCGCTACGTGCCCATGAGCAGCGAGCGACCCGAGCGGCCCGCGGGCGTGATGATCGCCACCGAGGCGGGCCAGGTCACCGCGTACGCCGTCGAGCAGCTGCACGACCGCGGCGTGCTGTTCGTCAAGCCGGGCGAAAAGGTCTACGGCGGGCAGATCGTGGGCGAGCACAACCGCGACAACGACATCCCCGTCAACATCGTGCGGCTCAAGGCGCTGACCAACATCCGCAGCGCCAACAAGGAGGCGACCGTCACGCTCAAGGCCCCCAAGACCCTGAGCCTGGAGGATGCGCTGGAGTACATCGAGGACGACGAGCTGGTCGAGCTGACCCCCGCCAGCGTGCGGCTGCGGAAGCGAATCCTCGACGAGGGCCAGCGCAAGCGGGCGGAGCGGCAGGCGAAGGACAGGGTGAAGGCGGGGGCGGCGATCTGA
- the rplU gene encoding 50S ribosomal protein L21 — protein MYAIIEESGGQRKVAEGEEILIDLVEGGEIEKGKAITFDKVLVIGEAGGGAKVGTPFVDGASVAAEVVEPVSKGEKIFIYKYKPKKFYRRKTGHRQRYTKVKITGLKG, from the coding sequence ATGTACGCGATCATCGAGGAATCGGGCGGCCAGCGGAAGGTGGCCGAGGGCGAGGAGATCCTGATCGACCTCGTCGAGGGCGGCGAGATCGAGAAGGGCAAGGCCATCACCTTCGACAAGGTCCTGGTCATCGGCGAGGCCGGCGGCGGGGCCAAGGTGGGCACGCCCTTCGTCGACGGCGCGAGCGTGGCGGCCGAGGTCGTCGAGCCCGTGTCCAAGGGCGAGAAGATCTTCATCTACAAGTACAAGCCCAAGAAGTTCTACCGCCGCAAGACGGGCCACCGCCAGCGCTACACGAAGGTGAAGATCACGGGCCTGAAGGGCTAG